The stretch of DNA GCTGGGACTGGCTTTCGCCCGATCTGTCCCTTGATCCTTCCGGCAAGACCCTCTTTTTCGGCGGCTGCGCCCCCTTCTTCGATGTTTTTTTCCGGCACAGCCTCAAGGTCAATACCCGGAAAATCCTTGAGGACAGCATAAGGCTGATGAATTTTTTCGACATCAAGCCGATGGTTCTCGAAAACGAACGATGCTGCGGCCACGACCTTTTGGTCTCCGGCGACCGGGAGAACTTTCTGGTGCTCGCAAGGCAGAACGCCGCCGCCATCAACGATTCGGGGGCCGAGGAAGTGGTTGTCGCCTGCCCGGAAGGCTATCGGGCTTTAACCCAGGATTACCCCCGTGAGGGCGCGCCCATCAACATCCCCGTTACGCACATACTGGACCTTGTGGAAAGAAACGTTGCCAAGGGCGCGGTTGCCTTCAAAAGCAAGGGGCAGAAATTCACCTTTCAGGACCCCTGCCGCCTAAGCCGCCACGCCGGGCTTTCGGCGCTTCCAAGGCAGCTTCTTGCTCGCTTCGGAAGATCGGCCCTAAAGGAGATGCCAAGGAAGGGAACCGGGGCGGTATGCTGCGGCAACTCGGCCTGGACCGGCTGCGACGGCTTTTCCAAGGCCCTCCAGGTGGAGCGACTGAAGGAAGCCAGGTCCACAGGGGCGAGCCTTCTGGTCACCGCCTGCCCAAAATGCCAGATTCACCTTGCCTGCGCCATGAATGACCCCTTCATGAAAAAGGACCTGGAAATGGAAATGGAGGACATAACCTGCCTTCTTTCCAAAACCATATACTGGGAATAGACGCCATGCAGAACCCAAGAAAGACATCGCCCGCCGGGGAGCCCAGAATCGGCGTTTACGTCTGCCATTGCGGCCACAACATAGGAAAGGTTGTGGACTGCGCGGCAGTCGCCGAAAAGGCCCTGGGCTATCCCTTTGTGGTGTCCGCCACCGACGTGGCCTACGCCTGCTCCGAGCCGGGGCAGGAGGCCATCAGGAACGACATCGCAGAAAAGAACATCAACCGCGTGGTGGTGGCGTCCTGCTCCCCAAGGCTTCACGAGCCCACCTTCCGACGGATGCTTTCCGACGCGGGTTTGAATCCGTATCTCCTGGAAATGGCGAACCTTCGGGAGCAGTGCTCCTGGGTCCACATGTTTGAGCCGGAAAACGCCACCATAAAGGCCGTTGATCTCGTGCGCATGTCGGCGGCCAGGGCTGCTGGCCTCGACTCCCTGTACGAGGAAAAGCATTCGCTGGTCAAACGCACCCTGGTGATCGGCGGCGGGGTCGCGGGCATCCAGGCGGCCCTGGACTTGGCCGATTCGGGCTACGAGGTGGTCCTGGTGGAAAAAAGCCCCACCATAGGCGGGGTCATGGCCTTGCTGGACAAGACCTTTCCGACCATAGACTGCAGTATCTGAATACTTGGCCCGAAAATGACGGATGCCGGTCGGCATCCCAACATAACGATTCACACGCTTAGCGAAGTAACCGACGTATCCGGCTCAGTGGGCAATTTCTCCGTGACGGTCAGGAAAAAGGCCCGGTTCGTGAACGATAAGGACTGCACCTCCTGCGGCGACTGCTCCAAGGTCTGCCCGGTGGTGCGGCCCGACGAGTTCAACCAGGGCCTGGGCTCCCGCAAGGCCATATTCAAGCCCTTTCCCCAGGCCGTGCCGTCGAGCTACCTCATCAACGTGAACGAGTGCCTGGGGCATAACCCGGCGGTGTGCTCCAAGTGCGTGGACGCCTGCACCAAGGGCTGCATAGATTTTCACATGTCCGACTCTGAATTCACCGTGGACGTGGGAGCCGTTATCGTGGCCACCGGGCTTTCCGTGTACGACCCCACCGAACAGGACGAATACGGCTACACCCGGTTTGAGAATGTTCTCACCAGCATGGAGTTCGAGCGGCTCATAAACGCGGGCGGCCCCACAAAGGGCGAAGTCCTTCGGCCCACCGACCGCGAGGTGCCGAAGCGCGTGGGTTTCATCCAGTGCGTGGGAAGCCGGAACGCCAGGAAGGGCGGAAGCTACTGCTCGAACGTGTGCTGCATGAACACCGTCAAGTCCTCGCTCATGCTGAAGGAGCACTACCCCGGAATCGACGTCACGGTGTTTTACATGGACATCCGGGCTTTCGGAAAGGGCTTCGAGGACCTGTATTTAAGAAGCCGCCGCCTGGGGACCCGCTATCTGCGCGGCCTTCCCGGAACGGTGTCGGAAAACCCCGATAAAAGCCTCACCGTCTCGGTGGAAAACACGGCCACTGGCAAGGTGGAGACCGTAACGCTCGACATGCTGGTGCTGGCCGTGGGCATAAAGCCCTCCCCCGACACCCAGCGCATAAAGGAGATGCTGGGTCTTCAGCTTACCAGCGACGGATTTTTCCTGGAGGCCCACCCTAAGCTCCAGCCGGTGGACGCAGCCACCAGGGGCGTTTTTTATGCGGGCTGCGCCGAGGGCCCCAAGGACATCAAGGACTCGGTGACCCAGGCTTCCGCCGCTGCGGCGCGGGCCATAAGGCTTCTGCACAAGGGCGAGATAAGCTCTGAGCCCATAATCTCGGTGATAGACCCTGAAAAATGCAAGTTCTGCGGAAAATGCGCCGAGGTCTGCCCGTACAAGGCCATCACCGTTGACGTAAAGCGCAAAATCGCCGCCCAGGTGAATACGGCGGCCTGCGCCGGGTGCGGAACCTGCGCCGCCGAGTGCAGGTTCGATGCAATTTCCATGAACCACTTCACCGATCCTCAAATCGAGAGCCAGGTGGACGCACTTCTGTGTGAAAACCCGGAGGGCAAGATTTTAACCTTCGCCTGCAACTGGTGCTCCTACGCGGGCGCTGACAACGCGGGCGTGGCAAGGCTCCAGTATCCGCCAAACGCCCGGCTCATCCGCACAATGTGTTCGGGGCGGGTGGATGAAAAATTCATCTGGCGGGGCCTTAAAAAAGGTGTGCCGGTGATTCTGGTTTCCGGCTGCCACATCGGCGACTGCCATTACATAGACGCCAACCACTGGACCGTGAAGCGCGTGGAAAAGGTACGCGAAAAAATGGCCAAGCTCGGCATACGTCCCGAACGGCTCCAACTCGAATGGATAAGCGCCGCAGAAGGAATACGCTTCGCCAATATAATGACCCGCATGGAGGAACTGCGCCGGGGAGTGACGGCTGAGGAAATAGCGGAAACCCGCCGGATACTCCTGGCCGAGGATGAAAGGAAGGCTGCGAAAAAGACATCCTGATCCGTGCTTGAAAGCAAAAGGATTTTTTGACCCCTGATCGGACAAATGCCATGACAACCGCCGCAAGCCTAACACGGGCAAAGTTTTTCTTCGCCTTGTCGGCTTCGACGGTTGTCCTGTTTCATGCGGCCTGGGCTTTTCTCTGGCCGGACGTTTTCTATTTCCCCGACTCCCTGGATTTTTTCGACACCCTGGAATACTGGGACCGGAACCACGCCCTTTTTGTGGGCTATCTCCGCACCCCCGCATACCCGCTCTTTTTCCTGGCTCTTCATAAGACCTTAGGCCTTGGCCTCCTGGCCCTTGTCCAGCATTCAAGCCTCGCGGCCATGATCGCGCTTTCCGGCCTTGTTCTGGGCCGGATGCTCAAAAGCCGCCAAGGCTGGATCATCGCCGGAATTTTCACCCTGGTTGCGGGTTTCGCCCCTTCCCAGTTCATGTACGCCTCCCACGCCATGACCGAGGGGCTCGCAACCCAGGCGCTTCTTGCCGTAATCCTATGCTTTATCCTTTGGATGTCGCGCTCAAGCGCTCTTTCCGTGGCGGTATTGGGCCTTGTGCTCGCCGTGGCGGTTCTATTGCGGGCCGTGAACGTGATCCTGGTTCCGCTGGCCCTGGCTTTCGTCCTCGTTATCACCACAAAAAACCGGGGAGCCGGGAAAGCCCTTCTTCACGCGGCCATATTATGCGCGGTGTTTTTCATCACGGTTTTTCCCTGGATGCGATACAATAAAATCGTTCACTCCCGCTTCGCCCTTTCCAACATGGGAGCCCTGGCCCTGGTCCACTCATACAGCCATCTCATCGACATGGATTCGGGAAGGTTTTCCGAAATCAAAAACGTCCTGCGGCCCGTCCATGAAAAGGAGATGGATGCCCGAAAAAGCCTGTCGCCGGAAGCGCTCATGTTTGACGGCATGAAAAGGGCCTGCGGGGAAAATTCCTACTTCGACATCCTCATGAAAAAATTCGGCTACACCATCCCCCAACTGGACAAGGTGATGAAGGCCCTGGTTTTCGAGGGGATGAAAAAGCGCCCGGACGAGGTCGCCTCCCTGGTTCTGAGGCGCTTCTGGCATTTGATCACCAGGGCTCCGGGCCTTAGCGAGCGGGCGCTTGTGGAAAACCTTTATTTCTGGGTCGAAACCCCGCCTTCCCCCAACATGAGGCGGGACGCCCCGGCGCTTTTCACGCGATACGGACTTGTGACGCCGCTTTCCCCCGGCGCGGCGGCCCGGAAGGAGAGGGCGAGGCCTCTTTGGAGGATTGAGGAAATCCTTTCGGGCTTCTACGTAAAGGCCGCCCCGGCCTTTCTGTGGCTCGGCGTTCTCCTGCTTCCGGCGCTCAGGCGGCGGGGGCCTTTTGCCGTTGGCCTTTTCTGCGTGGGCCTGGTGCTTGCCCCTTTTGGGGTCACGGCGGCCATGACCCCGCCGGAGTTCCGTTTTTACCAGCCCTTCTCGGTTCCGGTGATGTTCCTCCTGGCCCTTGAAATTTCTGCCTTCTGGCCCCTTATGGCGAGAGCCGCAGAATACGTCTCCCGGCTCCTCAAAAAACCGGAAAGTTCCCCATGAGCGCCCCTTACCCCGACTATTCGTCGTACCTGAAGGGCCTTTTCGGATGCCGGGTGCACAAGATTACGGTGGACGCGGGGTTATCCTGCCCCAACCGGGACGGAACCATAAGTTTCGGGGGCTGCATCTACTGCAACGAGCGGGGAAGCGGCACGGGGGCGGCGGCGCGCGGGCTTTCGGTGGCCGCCCAGTTGGAGGCGGCCATGCCCTACCTTGGCCGGCGCTTCAAGGCCGAAAAATTCATCGCCTATTTCCAGAGCTTCACCAACACCCACGCGCCGGTTGAAAGGCTTGCGGCTCTCTGGAACGAGGCCCTTTCGGTGGAGGGCGTCGTGGGGCTTTCCATCGGCACCCGGCCCGACTGCGTACCCGACCCCGTCCTCGATCTTGCCCGCAGGCTTTCCGAAAAATGCCTTTTCTGGATGGAATACGGGCTCCAGTCCGCAAATGACAGGACCCTTTCCCTCATCAACCGGGGCCACGACTCCAGGGCCTTCGCCGACGCGGTGAAAAGAACGAAAGCGCGCGGAATCCCCGTGTGCGCCCACGCCATTCTTGGGCTTCCGGGCGAAACGCCCGCCGACATGGCCGCCACAGCCAATTTTCTGGCTGGTCTCGGCGTGGAGGGGGTGAAGCTCCATCTTCTCTACGTTGTGAAAAATACCCCCATGGAGGCGCTTTTTCGGGCGGGCGAATACCAATGCCTTCCCGAGGACGAATACGTGGCGCTGGCCGTGGATTTCATCCGCCGCCTTCCGCCTTCCACCATTATCCACAGGCTGACCGGCGACCCGCATCCCGACGAGCTTGCGGCCCCTTCCTGGCTGATCGGCTCCAAGAGCCGGGTGATCGCCAAAATTCGTGACAGCCTGGGAAAGTAGCCCATGAGGGCCGGATTTCGATGGAGGCAGGATTTCGTTGAATTTTGCCGGAGGCTCCGGTATGAAGCATATAATGATACACGAATCTGACGCCAAAAACTTCAACCGGCCGGGGGGACCATGCTGGCAAGGGCATTTTCCGGGGCTGTAATCGGCATTGACGCCACCCTTGTGGAGGTGGAGGTGGACCTTTCCATAGGGCTTCCCTCCACCGCAACAGTGGGGCTTCCCGAGGCCTCGGTGAAGGAGAGCAAGGAGAGGGTTAAGGCGGCGGTGATCAATTCCGGCTACCTCTTCCCCGAAGACCGCATCACCGTGAACCTCGCGCCCGCCGATATCCGCAAGGAGGGCACGGGATTCGATCTCCCAATAGCTCTTGGCATTCTGGCCGCCATCGGCATGGTCCCGCGCGAAGCCCTGGACAACCACCTCATAATCGGCGAGCTTTCCCTTGACGGCAGGGTGAAGCCCGTGCGCGGCGCGCTTCCGGTTGCCGTGGCAGCCAGGGACTGCGGCAAGCGCGGGGTGATGCTTTCCCGCGAAAACGCGGCGGAGGCAGCCGTGGTTAACGGCATAGAGGTTCTTCCGGTGGACAACCTCGCAGACGCCGCCGAGTTTTTTAGAGGGGACAAGGAAATCGCCCCGGCAAGCATCGACTTGAACGCTCTTTTCGACACCAAGCGTACCGGCTCGTCGGCGGATTTTTCCGAGGTCCAGGGCCAGGAGCACGTCAAAAGGGCGCTCGAGGTGGCCTGCGCGGGCGGCCATAACGTGATACTCATAGGCCCGCCTGGTTCCGGCAAGACCATGCTGGCACGCAGGCTTCCCTCGGTGCTGCCCCCCATGTCATTCGAGGAGGCCCTTTCCACCACGAAAATCTACTCCGTGGCCGGGCTTCTTGGGAAGGGCCAGGCCCTAGTCACCGAGCGGCCCTTCCGCTCGCCCCATCACACCATAAGCGACGCAGGGCTCATCGGCGGCGGGCGCAACCCCCGCCCAGGCGAGGTGAGCCTGGCGCACAACGGCGTGCTTTTTCTGGACGAGCTTCCCGAATTCAAGAAAAACGTGCTGGAGGTCATGCGCCAGCCCCTGGAGGACCGCTTCGTCAACCTGTCGCGGGCCGCCATAGCAGTGTCCTACCCGGCCTCCTTCATGCTGGTGGCGGCCATGAACCCCTGCCCCTGCGGCTTTCTGGGCGACACCACCCACCAGTGCAGGTGTAACCCCCGGCAGGTAGCGGCCTACCGCTCGCGGGTTTCCGGGCCGCTTTTGGATCGAATCGACATCCATGTGGAGGTTCCTGCGGTGGCCTACAAGGAACTGGCCGGAACGGGCCTTAGCGAGCCTTCGGAGGCCATACGCGAGCGCGTGGCCAAAACCAGGAAAATGGGTGAAAAGCGCCTGGCCGGGCTTTCCATCTACTGCAACGCCCAGATGCAGAACAGGCACCTGAAGAAATTCTGCCGCACGGATCAGGCGTCCGAGCGCCTTCTGGAGCAGGCGGTGGACAAGCTGGGGCTATCCGCCAGGGGTTACAACCGGGTCTTGAAAATAGCCCGCACCATCGCGGACATGGCGGGCCAGGAGGACATCAGCGTCCGTCATATAGCCGAAGCCATTCAGTACCGTTCTTTAGACAGAAACAGCCAGGGGGCCTGAGGGCGCGATCTGCTGTGTCAGCGCGGGCGGGCCGGGTCGGAATGTATCGTTAAGTACTATCCCTCTCCGGCCCGTCCGCGCTTCCTTGCATTTCATCGCCCTCAGACCCCCTGGTCACGCCGGTAGGGGAGGGGTGGAAAAGAAAGAACGGGAAACGATATTAAACCCGCCTCAGTCTTTCTCCCAGTGTCTGTTCTTTTTGTCCTCCGCCTCGATCTCCCTTCTCCTGCGCGCCTCCATCCACTCCGAAAGGCGGTTTCTGTAGGCCGAATTGAGGCGAAGGAACTCCTCCGTCTGGGCCGGGATGTTTTTGTAGAAAAAAATCACCTGGAAGATGGGAAGGATCGAAAGGGCGGGGTGGACCAGGGAGGCGGAAAAGGCCAGGGTGAGGGGCCAGGCCAGCTCCTGGAAGAAGTTGTTGTAAAAGGGAAGGTAGGGAACTTGGCCCGAACCCGCCGCAACACGCCAGTTCATGCCGATTTTTGAAAGCTCCATCAGAGAGTAAAGAATGAAGACCGGCAGAACAAGGGGAGCCGCAGGATAAATGCTGATGACCATCCCCGTGATGGCGAAAAGTTCCGCCGGATAGCAGATTTTGACCAGTATCCGGCGAAGGGTTGCTGGGCCTGTGGAAAGGGCGAATGTTATGGTTCCTGCGGCCCGGTCGTTTTCCCGGTCAAGGTCCTGATGGGTGAGTATGCCCTTGATTCCGGCAGCCAGAAGCTGGGTCAGGAGGAAAACGTCGAAGATTACGGCCCTGATCGGAATGTCCGGGGCCTTGCGGGAAAAGGCCAGGATGATGAAAAGGCCCGGAAGGAAGCCCGACGACAGCGCATCGGCCATTACTCCAAAAACGCCTCTTTCCTTGAGCCTTAAAGGAGAAATCGAATAGGCCGCCACCAGAAAAAACTCCAGGGCCAGAACCGTGTTTGCGGCAGGGCCGAAACCTCCCGCGAGGGCCGCGCCGCCTCCCGCCAGAAGGGGCAGAAGGACCGAGAAGGCGCGGGACCGGAGTTTTAAGCCAGCCATGGAGTTGGGTTTTTGAGCCAACTCGTCGCTTTTTCCGTCCGCCCACTCGTTTATGGCGTAGCCGAAAGCGGCTACCGAGCTCACGCAGAAAACCGCCGCCAGAAAATAAAGCTGCAAAAGTTCCGCCGGGGCCGTTCCAAGCAGCAGGGCCTGGGCTAAGGCCACTCCCAGCAGGGGCGGAATCTTCCACCTCCACCAGCATGAAACCCGCCAAGTTTTGACGGAGTCGGAAAAAAGGCCCATTTTTTGCGCCGTTTTATGGGTTTTACCGGGATGGGGCAGGCATTCGCATGAATTTTTCCCAAACATTGTTATCACATACGGTCAAGGCCCGCAACAAGGTTGACGTTGACACCGGGTTTGGTTAGACTCCGTCAAAATTGAAACCGGCGGCCATGCCTGCCAACCGGGAAAGGATTGTGAAATGGGAGAAAAAGCCATCCTCACGGTGGGAGGAAAAACCGTCGAACTTCCGATAGTGGACGGGTCGGAGGGGGAAAAAGGAATCGACATATCGGCCCTAAACAAGCTCACCGGGTATCTGGCGTACGATCCGGGTTTCGCCAACACGGCAAGCTGCTCAAGCGCCATCACCTTTCTAGACGGCGAGAAGGGAATTCTGCGTTACAGGGGAATTCCGGTCAACGAGCTGGCCGAAAAATCCACCTTCGTGGAAACGAGCTACCTTCTTATTAACGGTCGCCTTCCATCCAGGAAGGAACTGAACGATTTCTCGGTTCTTCTTAACGACCACTCCCTTGTCCACGAGGACATGAGGGTGTTTTTCCAGAATTTTCCGCGAGCCGCGCACCCCATGGGCATTCTGTCGGCAATGGTCACGGCCCTTCGCGGCTTTTACCCGGAACTCGAGGGCCTTTCCAGGAGCGAGGCCCTAAACGTCCAGGTTACGCGCCTGCTTTCGAAGGTCCGCACCATGGCGGCCATGTCCTACAAGATTTCGCGCGGCCACCAGGTGGTCTATCCAAGGCCCGATCTTTCCTATTGCGCAAATTTTCTGAACATGATGTTCAACTCGCCCGTAAAGCCCTACGACATAGACGACGATCTCACCCGCGCTTTAAACGTTTTCTGGATTCTCCACGCCGACCACGAGCAGAACTGCTCCACGGCGGCGGTGAGGCTGGTGGGAAGCGCCAGGGTGAATTTTTACGCGGCGGTTTCGGCGGGCATGGCGGCCCTGTGGGGGCCCCTGCACGGCGGGGCCAACCAGGCGGTGATAGAGATGCTGGAGGAGATCGCCAAAAACGGCGGGGACTTCGCTCCTTTTCTCAAACGCGCCAAGGACAAGAACGACCCCTACCGGCTCATGGGTTTCGGCCACCGGGTCTACAGGACCTACGACCCCCGCGCCCGGATAATGCGCGAGATGGCCGACAGGGTTCTTCAAAAGCTCAACAGGAGTGATCCGCTTCTGGACATCGCCCGCCGCCTTGAGGACGCCGTCACCAAGGACCCCTATTTCGTGGACCACAACCTTTACCCCAACGTGGATTTTTTTGCGGGCATAGTTTTGCGGGCCATAGGGATTCCCACCAACATGTTCACGGTGATGTTCGCCATAGGCCGCCTTCCGGGCTGGATAGCCCAGTGGAAGGAGGGGGCGGACGATCCCAAATGGAAGCTCAACCGGCCCAGGCAGGTCTACACCGGCCCCACGGAATGCCATTACGTGCCTTTTGATCAAAGGCCGTAAGAGGATTGAAGGCAATGGCGCGTAATCGTCAGGAGCGCTTTTTCAAGGAATGGACATGAAAATCGGACTGGCCCAGATAAATCCCGTAATAGGGGATTTTTGCGCCAACGCTTCAAAAATACGCGAGTACTGCGAAAAGGCGCGAAAAGCGGGCTGCGATCTCGCCGTTTTTCCAGAGCTTTCCCTCTGCGGGTATCCGCCCAGGGACTTTCTGGAAAGGAGCGATTTCCTGGACGCCTGCGAGAGGGCCTTTTGGGGGCTTGTGAAGGACGTGCGCGGAATAGGGGTGATCGCGGGCTATCCCGAAAGGATCGCGGACGAGGCAGGGCTGCCCATCGCCAACGCGGCGGTCCTGTTCGAGGACGGCGAAATCCTCCACACCGCCCACAAGAGGCTTCTGCCCTCCTACGACGTTTTCGACGAAACCCGCTACTTCAGGCCGGGCCTCGATGCCGAGGTCTTTTCCTACAAGGGGCGGACCCTGGGCCTTTCCATCTGCGAGGACGCCTGGAACGACGCGGATTTCTTTCCCAGAAGGCTCTATACCTGGGACCCGGTGGAGGCCCTGGCCATCGAGGGGGCGGATCTGATAATAAACGTCGCAGCCTCGCCCTTTCACGCCGGAAAGTACAGGCTGCGCAGAAGCCTCATGGCTCACGCGGCGAAAAAGTACGGGGTATTCACCGTTTACGTGAACCAGGTCGGCGGAAACGACCACCTGGTTTTCGACGGATCTTCAACCGCCCACGACGCGACCGGCAGGCTGGTGGCTGCTGGGGCTGATTTTGCGGAAGACCTGGCCGTCTGCGCCCCCCCGACCGGGACGGGCGGCATAAGCCCCCAGTCGGAAACCGACACAGAGGCCCTGTACCGGGCATTGGTTCTGGGTACGAGAGATTACGTGAAAAAATGCGGCTACAGGAGCGCGGTGATAGGGCTTTCCGGGGGCATCGATTCGGCCCTCACGGCGGCAATAGCAGCCGAGGCCCTGGGGCCACCCAACGTCACCACGCTTTTCATGCCCTCGGTCTACACATCGCCCGACAATTTTTCCGACACCCGCATTTTGGCCGGAAATCTTTCCACGGCCTATGATATCATACCCATAACGCCTTTTTTCGAGGCCTATCTCGACAACCTGCCGGGCATCTGTTCAAGGAGCGCGCCCACCCTTGTGGAGCAGAACATCCAGGCCCGCATAAGGGGAATGATCCTCATGGCCTTTTCCAACCGCCACGGAGCCCTGGTGCTTTCAACGGGCAACAAGAGCGAGCTTGCGGTGGGGTACAGCACCCTTTACGGAGACATGTGCGGCGGGCTGGCGGTGATTTCCGATCTCTGGAAAACCACCGTTTACGAGCTTTCGCGTTACGTCAACCGCTCGCGGGAGGTTATCCCCACGAAAATTCTGACCAAGGCCCCGTCCGCAGAACTGAAGGCGGACCAGAAGGACCAGGACGACCTGCCGCCATACGACGACCTGGACGCCATCCTGAAGTCCTACCTGGAAGACGGGCTTGAGGCTTATGCCATAGCAGGGCTTGGCTTCGCTCCTTCGGTGGTGGATGACGTGATACGCCGGGTGGTCCGAAACGAGTACAAGAGGCGGCAGGCCGCAGTGGGGCTTCGCATAACCCCCAAGGCCTTCGGCGAGGGCAGGCGCTGCCCCATCGCCCACGGCTACGCGCCCGGCTCGCTTAAGGCGGAAAATTCAGGCAAGACCTGCACGGAGGCATCTTGACTACCGAATCCCGATTGAGCAAGGCCGTGGCCGTGGCCGAATGGGTTCTGAACATCGGGGTCCTGGCCTACGCGGTGCTTTTTCTGGCCACACTGTGGCGGGGCGGGGCGCTCTTCGAGTTCCGGTTCATGGGCGTGAACGTTTCGGCGTCCGACCCTGGAAAACCCCTGGCCATACTTTTCTTTCTCCTTTTCCTGCGCTTCTGCCTCAGCCTGGAAAAAAAGAACCTCGCCCTTCTGGTCTCCTCCATTGTTTTTTCCCTTTTCCTTGGAGAGGGGTTTCTTCGCCTCTGGCCGGTTCCCATAGCGAGCCAGTCGGCGCTTTCGGCCTGGCGGAGGCCGTCCCCCCTGCTTGGGTACGAACTCATTCCCGGCCTTTCCTACAGGGCCTCGGCCCGTTACGACGTGGAGATAAATTCCCACGGCTTACGTGACCGCGAGCGGACATGGAAAAAGCCCGAAGGAGTCCGGCGGCTTGTCTGCCTTGGGGATTCCTTCACCTTCGGAATGGGACTGGATATCGAAGACACATACGTAAGGCGGCTGGAAGGACTCCTGACCGGTTCGGGCATTCCGGTTGACGTGGTGAACGGCGGGGTCATAGGCTACAACATCTACCAGAGCCTCACCTGGTTCAAGGAAACAGGAATCCGTTACGAGCCGGACCTCGTGATTTACTTTTTCTTCATGGACGACGCCGAAGGCTGCACCGAACCCAACTGCATCAAAAATTATTACGAAAACGCCATGTCAGGTAAGGACAGGGACTACCGCCCGTCTTCCACCGGCCTTCCGTTCAACAGCCACCTCGTCAATTTCATAGTGAACGTTTACGCCCAGTTCTCGGCGCGCCTTCGCTACCTCACCGTGGACTGGGTGCATACGGTGGAGGGCCGCAAGGAGCACTTCGACCGCCTGAACCGCTCCTTTCTCACCGAGTCATTCAGGGTGGCGGCCTTTTCGGACAACCTGATGGAGCTCGACCAAGCCGTGAACGCCAAGGGTGCGAAATTTCTTGTGGTCCTGGTGCCCGACGCGGCCCAGCTCAACAATCCGCCCATGCAGAACA from Deltaproteobacteria bacterium encodes:
- a CDS encoding hydrogenase iron-sulfur subunit — protein: MDNRDELKILVFLCNWGPHAAFQALQDAGNPVLSRLRMVRVPCSGRMTKALMFKPFEMGADGVVLLGCGEGSCRYGVGTSTARNNVEDTREILDMLGLSGERLAHAHFREEESEGMLAFLADFLARVEGLGKSPIRPHPVAEAAAEPAERIREIVKAHDVFACQDCGKCTSACSLTLAGKPFSPRAMASSLISGDFESEAVTKGIWACLTCGLCYDRCPSAVNFPEFVREVRAVLYDAGLKGVTAHDGFFQSLSRAMTSKDLGFKRWDWLSPDLSLDPSGKTLFFGGCAPFFDVFFRHSLKVNTRKILEDSIRLMNFFDIKPMVLENERCCGHDLLVSGDRENFLVLARQNAAAINDSGAEEVVVACPEGYRALTQDYPREGAPINIPVTHILDLVERNVAKGAVAFKSKGQKFTFQDPCRLSRHAGLSALPRQLLARFGRSALKEMPRKGTGAVCCGNSAWTGCDGFSKALQVERLKEARSTGASLLVTACPKCQIHLACAMNDPFMKKDLEMEMEDITCLLSKTIYWE
- a CDS encoding hydrogenase iron-sulfur subunit — its product is MQNPRKTSPAGEPRIGVYVCHCGHNIGKVVDCAAVAEKALGYPFVVSATDVAYACSEPGQEAIRNDIAEKNINRVVVASCSPRLHEPTFRRMLSDAGLNPYLLEMANLREQCSWVHMFEPENATIKAVDLVRMSAARAAGLDSLYEEKHSLVKRTLVIGGGVAGIQAALDLADSGYEVVLVEKSPTIGGVMALLDKTFPTIDCSIUILGPKMTDAGRHPNITIHTLSEVTDVSGSVGNFSVTVRKKARFVNDKDCTSCGDCSKVCPVVRPDEFNQGLGSRKAIFKPFPQAVPSSYLINVNECLGHNPAVCSKCVDACTKGCIDFHMSDSEFTVDVGAVIVATGLSVYDPTEQDEYGYTRFENVLTSMEFERLINAGGPTKGEVLRPTDREVPKRVGFIQCVGSRNARKGGSYCSNVCCMNTVKSSLMLKEHYPGIDVTVFYMDIRAFGKGFEDLYLRSRRLGTRYLRGLPGTVSENPDKSLTVSVENTATGKVETVTLDMLVLAVGIKPSPDTQRIKEMLGLQLTSDGFFLEAHPKLQPVDAATRGVFYAGCAEGPKDIKDSVTQASAAAARAIRLLHKGEISSEPIISVIDPEKCKFCGKCAEVCPYKAITVDVKRKIAAQVNTAACAGCGTCAAECRFDAISMNHFTDPQIESQVDALLCENPEGKILTFACNWCSYAGADNAGVARLQYPPNARLIRTMCSGRVDEKFIWRGLKKGVPVILVSGCHIGDCHYIDANHWTVKRVEKVREKMAKLGIRPERLQLEWISAAEGIRFANIMTRMEELRRGVTAEEIAETRRILLAEDERKAAKKTS
- a CDS encoding TIGR01212 family radical SAM protein (This family includes YhcC from E. coli K-12, an uncharacterized radical SAM protein.) — its product is MSAPYPDYSSYLKGLFGCRVHKITVDAGLSCPNRDGTISFGGCIYCNERGSGTGAAARGLSVAAQLEAAMPYLGRRFKAEKFIAYFQSFTNTHAPVERLAALWNEALSVEGVVGLSIGTRPDCVPDPVLDLARRLSEKCLFWMEYGLQSANDRTLSLINRGHDSRAFADAVKRTKARGIPVCAHAILGLPGETPADMAATANFLAGLGVEGVKLHLLYVVKNTPMEALFRAGEYQCLPEDEYVALAVDFIRRLPPSTIIHRLTGDPHPDELAAPSWLIGSKSRVIAKIRDSLGK
- a CDS encoding YifB family Mg chelatase-like AAA ATPase: MLARAFSGAVIGIDATLVEVEVDLSIGLPSTATVGLPEASVKESKERVKAAVINSGYLFPEDRITVNLAPADIRKEGTGFDLPIALGILAAIGMVPREALDNHLIIGELSLDGRVKPVRGALPVAVAARDCGKRGVMLSRENAAEAAVVNGIEVLPVDNLADAAEFFRGDKEIAPASIDLNALFDTKRTGSSADFSEVQGQEHVKRALEVACAGGHNVILIGPPGSGKTMLARRLPSVLPPMSFEEALSTTKIYSVAGLLGKGQALVTERPFRSPHHTISDAGLIGGGRNPRPGEVSLAHNGVLFLDELPEFKKNVLEVMRQPLEDRFVNLSRAAIAVSYPASFMLVAAMNPCPCGFLGDTTHQCRCNPRQVAAYRSRVSGPLLDRIDIHVEVPAVAYKELAGTGLSEPSEAIRERVAKTRKMGEKRLAGLSIYCNAQMQNRHLKKFCRTDQASERLLEQAVDKLGLSARGYNRVLKIARTIADMAGQEDISVRHIAEAIQYRSLDRNSQGA
- a CDS encoding UbiA family prenyltransferase; its protein translation is MGLFSDSVKTWRVSCWWRWKIPPLLGVALAQALLLGTAPAELLQLYFLAAVFCVSSVAAFGYAINEWADGKSDELAQKPNSMAGLKLRSRAFSVLLPLLAGGGAALAGGFGPAANTVLALEFFLVAAYSISPLRLKERGVFGVMADALSSGFLPGLFIILAFSRKAPDIPIRAVIFDVFLLTQLLAAGIKGILTHQDLDRENDRAAGTITFALSTGPATLRRILVKICYPAELFAITGMVISIYPAAPLVLPVFILYSLMELSKIGMNWRVAAGSGQVPYLPFYNNFFQELAWPLTLAFSASLVHPALSILPIFQVIFFYKNIPAQTEEFLRLNSAYRNRLSEWMEARRRREIEAEDKKNRHWEKD